A genome region from Glycine max cultivar Williams 82 chromosome 5, Glycine_max_v4.0, whole genome shotgun sequence includes the following:
- the LOC100807571 gene encoding F-box protein SKIP8, with protein MEIFSVLSEPFLVALAVTALCFLFALFALLRSSFSLPRRFTPPRKHHCDCASNSDAGAVPYLNGGCTEMLEPSPVPAPAVLTERRTGSSMMEELVPEITTHALSYLDYPSLCRLSMTNSLMRKAANDDNAWKALYHKDFTLEQDSVTPTNGWKAYYAATRAIVNINTEFFNIVRDKSLQAMSRFWLNADYVKCIHASGELFSGYNAVMQSWQLAFNWEQGLNTQVQDVRARILTDMAWVTMKTYVDMDTGPFNVTNIYEFHNGRWYMVHHHSCVMNGDVDLMIVHG; from the exons ATGGAGATTTTCTCTGTCTTGTCGGAACCGTTTCTCGTCGCCCTCGCCGTGACCGCGCTCTGTTTCCTCTTCGCGCTCTTCGCTCTCCTCCGATCCTCCTTCTCCCTGCCCCGCAGATTCACGCCCCCGAGGAAGCACCACTGCGATTGCGCCTCCAATTCCGACGCCGGCGCCGTGCCCTACCTCAACGGCGGCTGCACTGAAATGCTCGAGCCCAGTCCCGTTCCGGCGCCGGCGGTGTTGACGGAGCGGCGAACGGGGTCGTCGATGATGGAGGAACTGGTTCCGGAGATTACAACGCACGCTCTCAGTTACTTGGATTATCCCAGTCTCTGTCGCCTCTCGATGACCAATTCGTTGATGCGAAAGGCTGCGAATGATGATAATGCTTGGAAGGCCCTTTATCACAAG GACTTCACGTTGGAACAAGATAGTGTTACGCCCACTAATGGGTGGAAGGCTTACTATGCTGCAACTAGAGCAATTGTGAATATTAATACAGAATTCTTCAACATTGTAAGAGATAAGTCTCTTCAAGCAATGAGTCGTTTTTGGCTGAATGCAGATTATGTCAAGTGCATTCATGCCTCAGGAGAACTCTTTTCCGG GTACAATGCAGTTATGCAGAGTTGGCAACTCGCATTCAACTGGGAGCAAGGATTGAACACTCAGGTTCAAGATGTACGTGCTCGCATCTTGACAGATATGGCTTGGGTTACAATGAAAACATACGTTGATATGGATACAGGACCATTTAATGTGACCAATATTTATGAGTTCCATAATGGACGGTGGTATATGGTTCATCATCACAGTTGTGTGATGAATGGGGATGTGGACCTGATGATTGTGCATGGATAA
- the LOC100810596 gene encoding uncharacterized protein isoform X2, which produces MTITVFLVPPTPHLCNYKNSWPISTYPSLSSSSSKLIVPLCSPSPPTSIIEEGPSPSPDELPVVVDSSEFTSGCKACGREEIEQGCNGEGRIQGGIATVPGLGWWPIKAYRPCPAFMASGGRYRRQGQSMDEVVSGSGKSKTPTTTDSNTSIKKESSKKAKR; this is translated from the exons ATGACAATAACTGTTTTCTTAGTTCCTCCGACGCCTCATTTGTGCAACTACAAAAACTCATGGCCAATTTCCACTTatccttctctttcttcttcttcttccaagttAATTGTTCCACTGTGCTCTCCTTCCCCTCCAACATCTATTATCGAAGAGGGTCCTTCTCCTTCACCAGATGAACTTCCCGTTGTTGTTGATAGCTCGGAATTCACGAG TGGTTGTAAGGCATGTGGAAGAGAAGAAATTGAGCAAGGATGCAATGGTGAGGGAAGGATTCAGGGTGGGATTGCAACAGTACCAGGCCTTGGTTGGTGGCCTATAAAGGCTTACAGGCCATGCCCTGCATTTATGGCATCCGGTGGTAGGTATAGGCGCCAAGGACAAAGCATGGACGAGGTTGTCTCCGGAAGTGGTAAAAGTAAAACACCCACCACCACTGACTCCAACACAAG TATCAAAAAGGAAAGTTCGAAGAAAGCTAAGAGGTAA
- the LOC100810596 gene encoding uncharacterized protein isoform X3 yields MTITVFLVPPTPHLCNYKNSWPISTYPSLSSSSSKLIVPLCSPSPPTSIIEEGPSPSPDELPVVVDSSEFTSGCKACGREEIEQGCNGEGRIQGGIATVPGLGWWPIKAYRPCPAFMASGGRYRRQGQSMDEVVSGSGKSKTPTTTDSNTSFFLSSF; encoded by the exons ATGACAATAACTGTTTTCTTAGTTCCTCCGACGCCTCATTTGTGCAACTACAAAAACTCATGGCCAATTTCCACTTatccttctctttcttcttcttcttccaagttAATTGTTCCACTGTGCTCTCCTTCCCCTCCAACATCTATTATCGAAGAGGGTCCTTCTCCTTCACCAGATGAACTTCCCGTTGTTGTTGATAGCTCGGAATTCACGAG TGGTTGTAAGGCATGTGGAAGAGAAGAAATTGAGCAAGGATGCAATGGTGAGGGAAGGATTCAGGGTGGGATTGCAACAGTACCAGGCCTTGGTTGGTGGCCTATAAAGGCTTACAGGCCATGCCCTGCATTTATGGCATCCGGTGGTAGGTATAGGCGCCAAGGACAAAGCATGGACGAGGTTGTCTCCGGAAGTGGTAAAAGTAAAACACCCACCACCACTGACTCCAACACAAG tttttttctttcatccttTTAA
- the LOC100810596 gene encoding uncharacterized protein isoform X1, protein MTITVFLVPPTPHLCNYKNSWPISTYPSLSSSSSKLIVPLCSPSPPTSIIEEGPSPSPDELPVVVDSSEFTSGCKACGREEIEQGCNGEGRIQGGIATVPGLGWWPIKAYRPCPAFMASGGRYRRQGQSMDEVVSGSGKSKTPTTTDSNTRDTCNNTIHYVLFFTS, encoded by the exons ATGACAATAACTGTTTTCTTAGTTCCTCCGACGCCTCATTTGTGCAACTACAAAAACTCATGGCCAATTTCCACTTatccttctctttcttcttcttcttccaagttAATTGTTCCACTGTGCTCTCCTTCCCCTCCAACATCTATTATCGAAGAGGGTCCTTCTCCTTCACCAGATGAACTTCCCGTTGTTGTTGATAGCTCGGAATTCACGAG TGGTTGTAAGGCATGTGGAAGAGAAGAAATTGAGCAAGGATGCAATGGTGAGGGAAGGATTCAGGGTGGGATTGCAACAGTACCAGGCCTTGGTTGGTGGCCTATAAAGGCTTACAGGCCATGCCCTGCATTTATGGCATCCGGTGGTAGGTATAGGCGCCAAGGACAAAGCATGGACGAGGTTGTCTCCGGAAGTGGTAAAAGTAAAACACCCACCACCACTGACTCCAACACAAGGGACACCTGCAACAACACTATTCACTATGTCTTGTTTTTCACTTCCTGA